The genomic window TTGGTTCAAGTCGCCGGGAAATTACCAGGGACCAGTTAATCCACCCGGCCTACAGGAAATTCTGCAGGCAATTATTCGCCCCTTTTGCAGATATGATCGAGGAGTTTTATCGCAGGGGCTTTTCCATTGAATTTGTGGGTGTGGGAAAAAGCCCCTCCTGTGCTGCAGATCTCACAACCGTGGCAGGTCCTGCAGGCCGGGTGTCAAATTTCACACATGAACATGTTGCTGGCAGGGGTGTTTTTTTTGAAGAAATTGAAATTGAAATGGTCAGACGTGGGATATGCTATAGTATGCAGGATTGTCACACACAGTAAGGTATATATAACATGTAGTCATCACGGGGTTTGCTGACGGGTTGTCTTTCTTTTCCTAAACCCCCCACTCCCCAAATATTAAACCCCCCTTAAAACCCGTCAGCTTTTCCCTATTAGTAATTATCAGCAGGTTAATCTCTATTATCTTTATAACAAATAAGTGTAGGATTGCTTATACTGTTTTATTTTATAAAAAAAAGAGAAAATGAAGGTCAGGAGACCTTCAGAATATTCCTGCCCCGATAAACAGGGAGGAGAACAGGATTGCAACTACGTTTACTACTTTTATCAGTGGATTTATTGCAGGTCCTGCCGTGTCCTTAAATGGATCTCCTACGGTATCTCCCACAACAGCTGCTTTGTGAGCTTCGGAACCTTTTCCACCATGGAATCCGTCTTCGATAAGTTTTTTTGCATTATCCCATGCACCTCCTCCATTATTCATTGTTAATGCAAGGAGTAATCCGGAGGCGATAATTCCTATAAGAAGACCTCCCAAAGCCAGCGGTCCAAGAACGTAACCTACAATCAATGGAGTAGCTACAGCAAGGATTCCTGGAATTGCCATTTCTCGAATGGCTGTGGCGGTAACAATGTCTACACATTTTCCATATTCGGGTTTGGAAGTACTTTCCATTATGCCGGGAATCTCTTTGAACTGACGCCTGACTTCATTGATAACTGCAAAAGCCGCTTTTCCGACAGCCTGCATTGTTACTGCACTGAATACGAACGGCAAAAGAGCACCTATGAACAGGCCTGCCAGAACGACCGGATTATCAAGAGCAAGTTCTCCCATTTCCAGATTTACTTTGTATCTGTAATCTGCAAAAAGAGCCAATGCACCAAGGGCTGCTGAACCAATAGCATATCCTTTTGTTACAGCTTTTGTTGTGTTACCAACTGCATCCAGGGCATCAGTAACCTCGCGTATTTCATTAGGGAGGCCTGCCATTTCTGCAATACCACCGGCATTGTCGGTGATTGGACCGTAGGAATCCAGAGTAACAATCATTCCAGTCGTGGAAAGCATTGCTGCTGCTGCGATTGCTATTCCGTAGAGTCCCATTGCGGGGTCCACTGCCCCGCCGTCAAAAAACCCGCCGGCAACAAAAAAGGAGCCCAAAATACCACTTACTATTAATAAAAGGGGTAGCGCAGTACTTTCAAGTCCCATTGCCAGGCCCGCAATTACATTTGTACCTGCACCGGTTTCAGAAGCTTCTGCTACTTTTTTAACAGGCCTGTAACTCGTTGAGGTATAATATTCGGTGAAGAGGACCATAAGTACCATTATGAAAACACCTACAAGGGATGCATAATAGATGTTGATGTTACCGATAAGCATGTCTGTTACGAAATAGAATGCAACAAGACAAAGAATTGCAGATACTGCCACTCCCTTATAGAGTGCTTTCATTATCTTATTGTCATTTCCTATACGTATGAAGAAAATTGATATGATGGATGCAAAAACAGCTACTGCACCGAGAATTAATGGGTAGATCACTGCGTTGGGATATGCTTGCAGAACCTGAGTACCAAGCAGCATAGCTGCAATTACGGTAACTACGTATGTCTCAAAAAGATCTGCTCCCATGCCAGCACAATCCCCTACATTATCTCCTACATTATCGGCAATTACACCAGCATTTCGTGGATCATCTTCAGGTATGCCTGCTTCAACTTTACCTACAAGATCTGCTCCAACATCAGCGGCTTTGGTGTATATACCGCCACCAACCCTGGCGAAGAGACTGATAAGACTTGCACCAAATGCAAATCCAATTATCTGGTCCACATCACCGAACATGATGTAGAATACACTGGTACCAAGCAGAGCCAAACCTACTACTGCAAAACCTGATACTGCACCACCATGAACTGCGACTTGCATAGCTTTTTTCAGTCCTTCTGATGCAGCGTGTGCTGTTCTTACATTTGCTCTTACAGATACATTCATTCCGATATATCCTGCAGCAGCGGAACTTATAGCTCCTACTATGAATCCGATAGCAATTTTTCCACTGTTTTCTTCCAGCAATACATATATCAGAAAAGCCAATATTACAGCAACTATAGCCACTGTTTTATATTGGCGGTTCAGATATGCCATGGCCCCTTCCTGTATCGCGGTGGCAATTTCCTGCATTCTTTCGTTACCTGTTCCTTCCTTGAGGATACGGGTTGCGAAAAATGCAGCAAATATCAGACTTACGATACCTGCCAGAGGGGCGAGGTATATTATATCCTGCATTATTGTTCTCCTAAATTTGTTTGATTTTTATGATAATGCTATGATGGGTTATCAGACAGATGGAAGTTCCAGCTGCCCTTTCCCTATAATTATTAATCTTTAGTAGTGCCACAAAGGCAGATTGAAATAGAACACACCTAATAAGAAATTAACGTTTCAAAATTTTTAGATTGATGTGTGCCATGTTCGATTTGCCCTAACATATTTTTGTTAGTATTAATGTTTTCCCTTTTATGTGCACTACAGAGATGAATAGACATATTAATTATAGCGTATTTATCCTATGACAATGAGAATTTCAGGGCTTATACTCGTAA from Methanohalophilus halophilus includes these protein-coding regions:
- a CDS encoding DUF523 domain-containing protein; its protein translation is MDAENDKIMVVSHCLLNPESRLAGIKKPGKFSPGKNNVIQLPCPELIYFGSSRREITRDQLIHPAYRKFCRQLFAPFADMIEEFYRRGFSIEFVGVGKSPSCAADLTTVAGPAGRVSNFTHEHVAGRGVFFEEIEIEMVRRGICYSMQDCHTQ
- a CDS encoding sodium-translocating pyrophosphatase, whose protein sequence is MQDIIYLAPLAGIVSLIFAAFFATRILKEGTGNERMQEIATAIQEGAMAYLNRQYKTVAIVAVILAFLIYVLLEENSGKIAIGFIVGAISSAAAGYIGMNVSVRANVRTAHAASEGLKKAMQVAVHGGAVSGFAVVGLALLGTSVFYIMFGDVDQIIGFAFGASLISLFARVGGGIYTKAADVGADLVGKVEAGIPEDDPRNAGVIADNVGDNVGDCAGMGADLFETYVVTVIAAMLLGTQVLQAYPNAVIYPLILGAVAVFASIISIFFIRIGNDNKIMKALYKGVAVSAILCLVAFYFVTDMLIGNINIYYASLVGVFIMVLMVLFTEYYTSTSYRPVKKVAEASETGAGTNVIAGLAMGLESTALPLLLIVSGILGSFFVAGGFFDGGAVDPAMGLYGIAIAAAAMLSTTGMIVTLDSYGPITDNAGGIAEMAGLPNEIREVTDALDAVGNTTKAVTKGYAIGSAALGALALFADYRYKVNLEMGELALDNPVVLAGLFIGALLPFVFSAVTMQAVGKAAFAVINEVRRQFKEIPGIMESTSKPEYGKCVDIVTATAIREMAIPGILAVATPLIVGYVLGPLALGGLLIGIIASGLLLALTMNNGGGAWDNAKKLIEDGFHGGKGSEAHKAAVVGDTVGDPFKDTAGPAINPLIKVVNVVAILFSSLFIGAGIF